A genomic region of Nymphaea colorata isolate Beijing-Zhang1983 chromosome 2, ASM883128v2, whole genome shotgun sequence contains the following coding sequences:
- the LOC116246792 gene encoding non-specific lipid-transfer protein A-like, protein MAKLCDLIKLVVVSAMIFLASARRSHSLDGAFECNSLYRMTECCLPYVTGIADRPSPECCNTVQRLKNMANKREEVVQYCQCFQAKALLLQHLNESTLRTLPNDCGYSFHSQVTLDCDCSMIA, encoded by the exons ATGGCCAAACTCTGCGACCTGATCAAGTTGGTCGTGGTTTCAGCCATGATCTTCCTGGCCTCTGCCAGACGCAGCCACAGCTTGGATGGCGCATTTGAGTGCAATTCGCTGTACAGGATGACGGAGTGCTGCCTGCCGTATGTCACCGGGATCGCAGACCGGCCGTCGCCGGAGTGCTGCAACACTGTGCAGCGCCTCAAGAACATGGCCAACAAGAGGGAGGAGGTGGTGCAGTACTGTCAGTGCTTCCAGGCCAAGGCACTGCTCCTCCAGCACTTGAACGAGAGCACCCTCAGGACTCTTCCAAATGACTGTGGCTACTCATTTCACAGCCAGGTTACCCTGGATTGTGACTGCAGCAT GATCGCCTAG
- the LOC116248912 gene encoding non-specific lipid-transfer protein A-like, which produces MRTMMTVVLLFIAATAIDGRRLNGELQCELVYNTMERCLPYVTGISDRPFSVCCDGVHRLRDILRTHDDRVKTCECLKAKVSSLHHLKESALGSLPIDCGLQLHFPISLDTDCSRIP; this is translated from the exons ATGAGGACGATGATGACAGTAGTTCTTCTCTTCATAGCTGCGACGGCCATTGATGGCCGGAGGCTGAACGGAGAATTGCAGTGCGAGTTAGTGTACAATACGATGGAGCGGTGCCTGCCGTATGTGACGGGGATCAGCGACCGGCCATTTTCAGTCTGCTGCGATGGCGTGCACCGGTTGAGGGACATCCTCCGCACACATGACGACAGGGTGAAGACCTGCGAGTGCCTCAAGGCGAAGGTCTCTAGTCTTCACCATTTGAAAGAGAGCGCTCTGGGGAGTCTCCCCATTGATTGTGGCCTTCAACTTCATTTCCCAATCTCTCTCGACACCGACTGTAGCAG GATTCCCTAG
- the LOC116248972 gene encoding non-specific lipid-transfer protein A-like, which produces MRTMMTVVLLFIAATAIDGRRLNGELQCELVYNTMERCLPYVTGISDRPFSVCCDGVHRLRDILRTHDDRVKTCECLKAKVSSLHHLKESALGSLPIDCGVQLHLPISLDIDCSGIP; this is translated from the exons ATGAGGACGATGATGACAGTAGTTCTTCTCTTCATAGCTGCGACGGCCATTGATGGCCGGAGGCTGAACGGAGAATTGCAGTGCGAGTTAGTGTACAATACGATGGAGCGGTGCCTGCCGTATGTGACGGGGATCAGCGACCGGCCATTTTCAGTCTGCTGCGATGGCGTGCACCGGTTGAGGGACATCCTCCGCACACATGACGACAGGGTGAAGACCTGCGAGTGCCTCAAGGCGAAGGTCTCTAGTCTTCACCATTTGAAAGAGAGCGCTCTGGGGAGTCTCCCTATAGATTGTGGCGTTCAACTTCATCTCCCAATCTCTCTCGACATCGACTGCAGCGG GATTCCTTAA
- the LOC116248481 gene encoding 2-hydroxyacyl-CoA lyase — MADARESLVDGNLLAARAFARAGVDHMFGVVGIPVTSFANCSVSEGIRFIAFHNEQSAGYAASAYGYLTGKPGVLLTVSGPGCVHGLAGLSNAMINTWPMVLVSGSSDQADAGKGDFQELDQLAAVKPFAKCAVKATDIRKIPELVSTVVNSCVAGRPGGCYLDLPTDVLHQTLPYGEAADLLEAVQPFVPAWADGDPSGGRTAVSEDKIEAAVAALRGAQRPLVVFGKGAAYARAEKGLRDFVEITGIPFLPTPMGKGLIPDTHPLAATAARSLAIGQADVVLVVGARLNWLLHFGEPPRWSPEVKFILVDVSEEEIELRRPHVGIVGDARLVMEAMVREVKDDPFCLGRSHPWVEKVRAKAEDNVKKMSAGLERVVVPFNFLTPMRIIRDAILSLGSPSPILVSEGANTMDVGRAVLVQTEPRTRLDAGTWGTMGVGLGYCIAAAVAEPKRLVVAVEGDSGFGFSGMEVETVVRYQLPVVVIVFNNGGVYGGDRRNPEDIKGPYKDDPAPTSFVPGAAYHTLMEAFGGKGYLVGTPEELQFALNESFSARRPALINVTIDPYAGAESGRMQHKN, encoded by the exons ATGGCGGATGCCCGGGAATCCCTCGTCGACGGCAACCTCCTGGCGGCGAGAGCCTTCGCTCGCGCCGGCGTTGACCACATGTTTGGAGTAGTCGGCATTCCTGTGACTTCCTTCGCCAATTGCTCCGTCTCCGAGGGCATCCGATTCATCGCATTCCATAACGAGCAGTCGGCCGGCTATGCCGCCAGCGCTTATGGTTACCTCACTGGTAAGCCAGGCGTTCTTCTTACTGTCTCTGGCCCCGGCTGCGTCCATGGCCTCGCCGGGCTCAGCAACGCCATGATCAATACTTGGCCTATGGTCTTGGTGTCCGGCTCCTCAGACCAGGCCGACGCCGGAAAGGGCGATTTCCAGGAGCTCGATCAGCTTGCGGCCGTGAAGCCGTTCGCAAAATGCGCAGTCAAGGCCACGGACATCCGGAAGATCCCGGAGCTCGTGTCGACCGTCGTAAATTCCTGCGTTGCTGGGCGCCCCGGCGGGTGTTACCTTGATTTGCCGACCGACGTTCTCCACCAGACTCTCCCATACGGCGAGGCGGCCGATCTGCTCGAGGCCGTGCAGCCTTTCGTTCCCGCGTGGGCGGATGGGGACCCTAGCGGGGGAAGAACTGCGGTTTCGGAGGATAAGATCGAGGCGGCAGTCGCTGCTCTCCGGGGAGCACAGCGACCGCTGGTGGTGTTCGGGAAGGGGGCAGCCTATGCGCGGGCAGAGAAGGGTCTTAGGGATTTCGTGGAGATCACGGGGATACCCTTTCTTCCGACGCCGATGGGCAAGGGTTTGATTCCGGATACACACCCGCTTGCCGCTACCGCGGCCAGGTCTCTGGCGATCGGCCAAGCCGACGTCGTGCTCGTTGTCGGTGCGCGGCTCAATTGGCTGCTCCACTTCGGGGAACCGCCGCGGTGGTCGCCGGAGGTGAAGTTCATCCTGGTGGATGTGTCGGAGGAGGAGATCGAGTTGCGGCGGCCGCACGTGGGAATTGTGGGGGACGCGAGATTGGTAATGGAGGCGATGGTGAGGGAAGTAAAGGACGATCCGTTCTGCCTCGGCCGGAGCCACCCGTGGGTGGAGAAGGTGCGCGCTAAGGCAGAGGACAACGTGAAGAAGATGAGCGCCGGGCTGGAGCGGGTGGTGGTACCCTTCAACTTCCTGACGCCAATGAGGATCATACGGGATGCGATCCTTAGTCTGGGGAGCCCCAGCCCTATCTTGGTCTCCGAGGGTGCCAACACTATGGACGTCGGCCGGGCCGTGTTGGTGCAGACTGAGCCTCGGACGCGGCTGGACGCCGGGACGTGGGGAACCATGGGTGTCGGGTTGGGTTACTGCATCGCAGCGGCGGTGGCGGAGCCGAAGCGGCTGGTGGTTGCGGTCGAGGGCGATTCGGGCTTCGGCTTCTCTGGCATGGAAGTTGAG ACGGTGGTACGATACCAGTTACCTGTGGTTGTGATTGTCTTCAACAATGGTGGTGTCTATGGTGGGGACCGGAGGAACCCAGAAGATATTAAGGGGCCTTACAAGGATGATCCTGCACCTACTTCTTTTGTTCCTGGTGCTGCATATCACACACTCATGGAAGCTTTTGGAGGCAAAGGCTACCTTGTTGGTACACCTGAAGAGCTTCAATTTGCTTTGAATGAATCCTTCTCTGCCCGTCGTCCAGCTCTTATAAATGTGACAATTGATCCTTATGCTGGAGCTGAGAGTGGAAGAATGCAACACAAAAACTGA
- the LOC116246796 gene encoding non-specific lipid-transfer protein A-like: MKPVVTLVVFLLAASTIDGRSLRSETVECESVYKTMEHCLPYVTGIADRPFPVCCDGMHRLRDIVLTHEQMVTTCECLKAKASGLRHLKESNLRSLPMDCGFQLHQPISLDMDCNK; encoded by the coding sequence ATGAAGCCCGTAGTAACATTAGTCGTTTTCTTACTGGCTGCAAGCACCATTGATGGCCGCAGCCTGCGGAGTGAAACAGTGGAGTGCGAGTCAGTGTACAAGACGATGGAACACTGCCTGCCGTACGTGACGGGGATCGCCGACCGGCCGTTTCCGGTCTGCTGCGATGGGATGCACCGCCTGAGGGACATCGTCCTCACGCATGAACAGATGGTGACGACCTGCGAGTGCCTCAAGGCAAAGGCGTCGGGTCTTCGCCATTTGAAAGAAAGCAATCTAAGGAGTCTTCCCATGGACTGTGGCTTTCAACTTCACCAGCCAATCTCTCTCGACATGGACTGCAACAAGTaa
- the LOC116247201 gene encoding sugar transport protein 8-like, translated as MPAIVMDKQGSGPEFEAKFTFYVFICCIMAAFGGLMFGYDIGISGGVTSMDDFLIKFFPKVYAKKQEAKENNYCKYDNQFLQLFTSSLYLAALVFTFLASYACKKYGRRPTMRAASLFFLVGVVLNAAAMDLTMLIIGRIFLGIGVGFANNVVPLFLSEIAPPKIRGALNILFQLLITVGILVANLVNYRTSSIHPWGWRISLGGAGVPAILLCIGSLFIAETPTSLIQRGHLDEGRATLKKIRGTSNVEAEFNEICRACKAANLVKQPFKKLANRNNRPPLVIAIAMQVFQQFTGINAIMFYAPVLFQTIGFGNDASLLSAVITGLVNVLCTIVSVLYVDKVGRKVLLLESVVQMLISQGAIGTILMIHLKNANTLEHNVAIAVVILVCSFVSCFAWSWGPLGWLIPSETFPLETRAAGFSFAVSSNMLCTFIIAQAFLSMLCHMRAGIFYFFSGWIVIMGLFVALLLPETKGIPIDEVDKIWREHWYWKRFMDDEGAISKVQREQE; from the exons ATGCCGGCGATAGTGATGGACAAACAGGGCTCCGGCCCAGAGTTTGAGGCGAAGTTTACGTTCTACGTGTTCATATGTTGTATCATGGCCGCCTTCGGAGGACTCATGTTTGGTTATGACATTGGCATCTCCG GTGGAGTAACATCGATGGACGATTTCTTGATCAAGTTCTTTCCTAAGGTCTATGCAAAGAAGCAGGAAGCTAAAGAGAACAACTACTGCAAATATGATAACCAATTCCTTCAGTTGTTCACATCATCTCTGTACCTGGCTGCGCTCGTCTTCACTTTCTTGGCATCATATGCCTGCAAGAAGTATGGCAGGAGACCCACCATGAGAGCAGCATCGCTCTTCTTCTTGGTTGGCGTCGTCCTCAATGCGGCCgccatggatctcaccatgctCATCATCGGTAGGATCTTTCTAGGCATTGGAGTCGGCTTTGCCAACAAT gTGGTGCCACTATTCTTGTCTGAGATAGCTCCACCAAAGATCAGAGGAGCTCTCAACATCCTCTTCCAGTTACTAATCACCGTCGGCATCCTTGTGGCCAATCTTGTGAACTACCGAACCTCCTCCATCCACCCATGGGGTTGGCGAATCTCCCTCGGCGGCGCCGGCGTCCCGGCCATCCTTCTCTGTATAGGTTCCCTGTTTATCGCCGAAACCCCGACGAGCTTGATCCAGAGAGGTCACCTCGATGAGGGGAGGGCTACTCTTAAGAAGATCAGAGGCACATCCAATGTGGAAGCGGAATTCAATGAGATATGCCGTGCTTGTAAAGCTGCCAACCTGGTGAAGCAGCCCTTCAAGAAATTGGCCAACAGGAACAACAGGCCTCCGCTCGTCATCGCCATTGCCATGCAAGTCTTCCAGCAATTCACCGGCATAAATGCCATTATGTTTTATGCCCCTGTGCTCTTTCAAACCATCGGTTTTGGGAATGATGCCTCCTTGCTCTCTGCTGTCATCACTGGGCTAGTCAATGTCCTGTGCACCATAGTCTCTGTTCTCTACGTCGACAAGGTTGGCCGGAAGGTTCTCCTCCTTGAATCTGTTGTTCAAATGCTCATCTCTCAG GGTGCAATTGGGACAATCCTTATGATACATCTCAAGAATGCAAACACCCTAGAACACAACGTTGCAATTGCAGTGGTGATCTTGGTGTGCAGCTTCGTCTCCTGCTTTGCTTGGTCATGGGGTCCCCTTGGTTGGCTCATTCCCAGTGAGACCTTCCCTCTCGAGACCAGAGCTGCAGGTTTCTCCTTCGCAGTGAGCTCCAACATGCTCTGCACCTTCATCATTGCTCAAGCCTTCCTCTCCATGTTATGCCACATGCGTGCCGGCATCTTCTACTTCTTCTCAGGATGGATTGTTATCATGGGCCTGTTCGTGGCGTTGCTTCTGCCAGAGACAAAGGGCATCCCCATAGATGAGGTTGACAAAATATGGAGAGAGCACTGGTATTGGAAGAGGTTTATGGATGATGAAGGTGCCATCTCTAAAGTGCAAAGGGAACAAGAATAA